A region from the Nocardia terpenica genome encodes:
- a CDS encoding TetR/AcrR family transcriptional regulator: MTAEPGARNRTDRRRERTRNALLDAARKFLSEGRSAVSIQEITDAADVGFGSFYNHFTSKQQLLDEAVRSALQVYSELRDGIVELYDDPAEVFTVSFRMTGRLQRQIPEMVRVVLNSGMSIMLREQGLAPRARHDIIAAQQAGRFEPMDPDVAVMAAGGALLGLLQLLDARPDADAAALTDEMTYHVLRMFGMTKRSAQKLTSADLPPLPQV, encoded by the coding sequence ATGACCGCCGAACCCGGTGCCCGCAACCGCACCGACCGCCGCCGGGAACGCACCCGCAACGCGTTGCTGGACGCGGCGCGGAAGTTCTTGTCCGAGGGGCGGTCGGCGGTCAGCATTCAGGAGATCACCGATGCCGCCGACGTCGGGTTCGGGTCGTTCTACAACCATTTCACCTCCAAACAGCAGTTGCTCGACGAAGCGGTGCGGTCGGCGCTGCAGGTCTACAGCGAGTTGCGGGATGGGATCGTCGAGTTGTACGACGACCCGGCGGAGGTGTTCACGGTGAGCTTCCGCATGACCGGCCGCCTGCAACGGCAGATCCCCGAGATGGTGCGGGTCGTCCTGAATTCCGGCATGTCGATCATGCTGCGCGAGCAGGGCCTGGCCCCGCGCGCCCGCCATGACATCATCGCCGCTCAGCAGGCGGGCCGGTTCGAGCCGATGGACCCGGACGTGGCCGTCATGGCCGCCGGCGGCGCACTGCTGGGATTGCTGCAACTGCTGGATGCCCGGCCCGACGCCGACGCCGCGGCACTGACCGACGAGATGACCTACCACGTGCTGCGCATGTTCGGCATGACCAAGCGCTCGGCGCAGAAGCTGACCTCTGCCGACCTGCCGCCGCTGCCGCAGGTATAG
- a CDS encoding 2-keto-4-pentenoate hydratase, whose product MNTHVGSDIAAVREAAERLATAAASGVPAAPVRDLIGPDDVEPAYAVQRIGILSRLESGARIVGRKIGLTSPAVQRQLGVDQPDFGVLFNDMNVTETPAAHRPRLLQPRIEAELGFVLRADLDTDQLDAIAVRGAIDYAVAALEIVDSRIADWDISFADTVADNASSGWFVPGAQHITLDRFEPRDVAMTMSIDGEIVSTGTGSACLGDPLRALTWLARTARDFGDPLRAGEIVLSGALGPMAPLRAGAHVRSELFSRATTLGTVDFVLEDI is encoded by the coding sequence GTGAACACGCACGTGGGGTCAGATATTGCGGCCGTCCGGGAGGCCGCGGAACGACTGGCCACGGCCGCCGCGTCCGGAGTCCCGGCCGCCCCGGTTCGCGATCTCATCGGCCCGGACGACGTCGAGCCCGCGTACGCGGTGCAGCGCATCGGGATCCTGAGCCGCCTGGAGTCGGGCGCCCGGATCGTGGGGCGCAAGATCGGGCTCACGTCCCCGGCCGTCCAGCGGCAACTGGGGGTGGACCAACCCGATTTCGGCGTGCTGTTCAACGACATGAACGTCACCGAAACGCCTGCGGCACACCGTCCCCGGCTACTGCAGCCCAGGATCGAGGCGGAACTGGGATTCGTGCTACGGGCAGATCTCGACACCGACCAGCTCGATGCGATCGCGGTGCGCGGCGCGATCGACTACGCGGTCGCGGCGCTGGAGATCGTCGACAGCCGCATCGCCGACTGGGACATCAGCTTCGCCGACACCGTCGCCGACAACGCCTCCAGCGGCTGGTTCGTCCCCGGCGCCCAGCACATCACGCTGGACCGGTTCGAGCCCCGCGATGTCGCCATGACCATGTCGATCGACGGCGAGATCGTCTCCACCGGAACGGGTTCGGCCTGTCTCGGCGATCCCCTGCGGGCCCTGACGTGGCTGGCCCGCACCGCCCGCGACTTCGGTGACCCGCTGCGTGCCGGTGAGATCGTGCTGTCCGGCGCCCTCGGACCAATGGCACCGCTGCGCGCCGGCGCCCATGTCCGCTCCGAATTATTCAGCCGCGCAACCACACTCGGCACCGTCGACTTCGTACTGGAGGACATATGA
- a CDS encoding VOC family protein, with protein MNGAGRPGTEGSVFGAVHLGYVVVQSNRLSDWWRFGGDAIGMHVDGLEAGGLRLRLDDRACRFLIQPGAAEDVTALGWQVDDHESFDRILARVSGRGVPITEGVAEEAELRGVERLCRFPGPKGIAQEIFTVAVTAPEPLRMLSSGWVTGEAGMGHVALLSREPEAMRGYYHTVFDSRLTDSIEENISGLTMKIRFLRVNERHHSIAIANLRGVKLDPIRTRVQHINIQSATLEDMLAAFGRVTELGFRMAWSVGQHTNDRELSFYCVTPSGFELEVGWNPVVIGPELESTWEPSTYQGISTWGHTPVGETVRDRFARFRQALRAAATPEITIPQLAGGLSR; from the coding sequence GTGAACGGCGCCGGGCGACCGGGCACCGAGGGTTCGGTCTTCGGCGCGGTTCATCTGGGATACGTTGTGGTGCAGTCGAATCGGCTGAGCGACTGGTGGCGCTTCGGTGGCGATGCGATCGGCATGCATGTCGACGGTCTCGAGGCGGGCGGATTGCGGTTGCGGCTCGACGATCGAGCCTGTCGGTTCCTCATCCAGCCCGGCGCAGCCGAAGATGTCACCGCGCTGGGCTGGCAGGTCGATGATCACGAGAGCTTCGACCGCATCCTCGCGCGGGTGAGCGGCCGCGGCGTGCCGATCACCGAAGGTGTCGCGGAGGAAGCCGAGTTGCGTGGTGTGGAACGGTTGTGTCGGTTCCCGGGACCGAAGGGCATTGCGCAGGAGATCTTCACGGTTGCGGTGACGGCACCCGAACCGTTACGGATGCTGAGCTCCGGATGGGTGACCGGCGAGGCCGGGATGGGGCATGTGGCACTCCTGTCGCGGGAGCCGGAGGCGATGCGCGGCTACTACCACACGGTTTTCGATTCCCGGCTGACCGACTCCATCGAGGAGAACATCTCCGGGTTGACGATGAAGATCCGGTTCCTGCGGGTCAACGAACGCCACCATTCGATCGCCATCGCGAATCTGCGCGGGGTCAAGCTTGATCCGATCCGAACTCGGGTGCAGCACATCAATATTCAGTCCGCGACACTGGAGGACATGCTCGCCGCGTTCGGGCGGGTCACCGAGCTCGGTTTCCGGATGGCGTGGTCTGTCGGCCAGCACACCAACGATCGCGAACTGTCCTTCTATTGCGTCACCCCCTCCGGGTTCGAGCTGGAGGTCGGCTGGAATCCGGTGGTGATCGGTCCGGAACTCGAATCCACCTGGGAGCCTTCGACATACCAGGGAATCAGCACGTGGGGCCACACACCGGTGGGGGAGACGGTGCGCGACAGGTTCGCCCGATTCCGGCAGGCGTTGCGGGCCGCGGCCACCCCGGAGATCACCATTCCTCAACTGGCCGGAGGACTTTCGCGGTGA
- a CDS encoding alpha/beta fold hydrolase: MDKGAGRTVRVGGREIFVGEAGAGPAVVLLHGGGPGATGLSNYSRNIETLAQRFRVIVPDVPGYGKSSKWVDPSDPFGHLGGAVGGLLDELGIDSAHLVGNSYGGAAALRLAMDRPEKVRRMVLMGPGGIGSSRAVPTQGLRALLNYYPGSGPSREKLTRFIREYLVFDGAAVPDDLIEERFRASIDPEVMANPPLRRPSGWTALRTLWRMDLTRDSRLRTVAHPTLVVWGAADRVNRPAGGRILAGTMPNCDLYLAAGAGHWVQWERADLFNSLVAAFLGAGS; the protein is encoded by the coding sequence ATCGACAAGGGGGCCGGGCGCACGGTCCGGGTCGGCGGGCGGGAGATCTTCGTCGGCGAGGCCGGAGCCGGTCCCGCGGTGGTGTTGCTGCATGGCGGCGGGCCGGGCGCGACCGGGCTGTCGAACTACTCGCGCAACATCGAGACGCTGGCGCAGCGATTCCGGGTGATCGTGCCGGACGTGCCGGGCTACGGGAAGTCGTCCAAGTGGGTCGATCCGTCGGATCCGTTCGGGCACCTCGGCGGGGCCGTCGGTGGCCTGTTGGACGAATTGGGTATCGACTCGGCGCACCTGGTCGGCAATTCCTATGGCGGTGCGGCGGCGCTGCGGCTGGCGATGGACCGGCCGGAGAAAGTGAGGCGGATGGTCCTGATGGGACCCGGTGGTATCGGCTCCTCCCGCGCAGTGCCGACCCAGGGCCTGCGGGCGCTGTTGAACTACTACCCGGGTAGCGGGCCGAGCCGCGAGAAGCTCACTCGGTTCATCCGCGAGTATCTGGTGTTCGACGGAGCCGCGGTGCCCGACGACCTGATCGAGGAGCGCTTCCGGGCCAGCATCGACCCGGAGGTGATGGCGAATCCACCGCTGCGTCGCCCCTCGGGCTGGACGGCACTGCGGACGCTGTGGCGGATGGATCTCACCCGGGACTCGCGGCTGCGAACGGTCGCTCACCCCACCCTGGTGGTGTGGGGCGCGGCGGACAGGGTCAATCGGCCCGCGGGCGGCCGGATTCTTGCCGGGACCATGCCGAACTGCGACCTGTACCTGGCTGCCGGTGCCGGTCACTGGGTGCAGTGGGAGCGGGCGGATCTGTTCAACTCATTGGTCGCCGCGTTTCTGGGGGCGGGGTCGTGA
- a CDS encoding SAM-dependent methyltransferase — translation MAEARIVYEDKDPLALALMASAPQGKTVFIRGDLHDPESILVDPSAPDPADRSAGRCRGPGSTDRRCGAEPAASAEPSKPAFLIVSSFLLDRGFDRN, via the coding sequence GTGGCGGAGGCCCGCATCGTCTACGAGGACAAGGACCCGCTCGCCCTCGCCCTGATGGCCAGCGCCCCGCAGGGCAAGACCGTGTTCATCCGCGGCGATCTGCACGACCCCGAATCGATCCTGGTCGACCCGTCGGCTCCTGATCCGGCCGACAGGTCTGCGGGCCGCTGTCGCGGACCTGGTTCAACCGATCGTCGATGCGGTGCCGAACCGGCTGCGAGCGCCGAGCCTTCGAAGCCAGCCTTTCTGATCGTTTCATCATTTTTGCTTGACAGAGGATTTGATCGCAACTGA
- a CDS encoding SDR family oxidoreductase: MTVLVTGSTGTVGSEVVGQLADRGVPVRALTRSPEKASFPAGVTPVAGELTDPDAMRAALAGVSGVFLLSAVAPDELTGTVNTLTLAREAGVRNIVYLSVIHADRFTDPPHFAAKAAAERMIADFDLPATILRPGYYMQNDIVGTHRRALDEGVYAPPVGNRAVLATDIRDLAEVAVVSLLRREHAGEALPPETIDVVAPEVLTGTAIADLWSAVLDRPIAYAGDDLEAYGQQMREVMPGWMIFDMLRMLRRFQTDGMHAAPGTDERLRELLGRPMRSYHDFVRDAAAAWTN; the protein is encoded by the coding sequence ATGACGGTGTTGGTCACGGGCAGCACGGGCACGGTCGGGTCCGAAGTGGTCGGTCAGTTGGCTGACCGGGGTGTACCGGTGCGGGCATTGACCCGGTCCCCGGAGAAGGCATCCTTCCCGGCCGGGGTCACCCCCGTCGCGGGGGAGTTGACCGACCCGGATGCGATGCGGGCAGCATTGGCCGGGGTCAGTGGTGTGTTTCTGCTGAGCGCGGTCGCTCCGGACGAGCTGACCGGCACGGTGAACACACTCACCCTCGCTCGCGAGGCCGGGGTACGCAATATCGTGTATTTGTCGGTGATCCACGCCGATCGTTTCACCGATCCGCCGCATTTCGCCGCGAAGGCCGCCGCGGAACGCATGATCGCCGACTTCGATTTGCCCGCAACGATTCTGCGTCCGGGCTATTACATGCAAAACGACATCGTCGGCACGCATCGGCGCGCCCTCGACGAGGGCGTGTATGCCCCACCGGTGGGCAACAGGGCGGTGCTGGCGACCGATATTCGCGATCTCGCCGAGGTCGCCGTGGTATCCCTGCTGCGCCGCGAACACGCCGGTGAGGCGTTGCCGCCGGAGACGATCGACGTCGTGGCCCCCGAGGTCCTCACCGGCACCGCGATCGCCGACCTCTGGAGTGCGGTGCTGGACCGGCCGATCGCCTACGCCGGTGACGACCTGGAAGCCTACGGACAGCAGATGCGCGAGGTCATGCCCGGCTGGATGATCTTCGACATGCTCCGGATGCTGCGCCGGTTCCAGACCGACGGCATGCACGCCGCTCCCGGCACCGACGAACGCTTGCGCGAGCTGCTGGGACGGCCGATGCGCTCCTACCACGACTTCGTCCGCGACGCGGCAGCCGCCTGGACCAACTGA
- a CDS encoding universal stress protein, which yields MAFEEAARRKVGLTAVHAWSDVSAGLDVAMMGWDDIRESEDAVFAESLAGWSERYPEVPVHRILVRDRPVRALVDEAETAQLLVVGSHGRGGFTGMLLGSTSTALLHSVHCPTLVVRKA from the coding sequence GTGGCGTTCGAGGAGGCGGCGCGCCGCAAGGTGGGACTCACCGCCGTGCACGCCTGGAGCGATGTCAGCGCCGGATTGGATGTGGCCATGATGGGCTGGGACGACATCCGCGAGAGCGAGGACGCCGTATTCGCCGAAAGCCTGGCCGGTTGGTCCGAACGCTACCCCGAGGTCCCGGTCCATCGAATCCTGGTCCGCGACAGACCGGTCCGCGCGCTGGTCGACGAAGCCGAGACCGCGCAACTGCTCGTCGTCGGCAGCCACGGCCGCGGCGGCTTCACCGGCATGCTGCTCGGCTCCACCAGCACCGCCCTGCTGCACTCGGTGCACTGCCCGACCCTCGTCGTGCGCAAGGCGTAA
- a CDS encoding SDR family NAD(P)-dependent oxidoreductase, giving the protein MPSSPGTPATPTVEVMVSYLAPAVSRALTEVGLVPGGVLLVSSGWIVYEVAQFDLEPIPGVLVVPTVGGNDQPEGWYQTNETTRLISGKARRPPELSFARFRWASSWRSATRRSRRTSPGASGILQPARHPPCHRTTTVGEQVNSIRIDGKRVLITGAARGIGADLAETFAAAGAALVLSGRDQGALAAQARELRQRFDVRAEAVAADLSEPDAPAHLAAAAAATFGGLDVLINNAGIASPQPVTDLTAETFDEVLTVNLRAPALLAATVGTAMAQNGGGSIVTVASAAALRALPEHYAYSTAKAGLLMATKVLALELGPRGVRANSICPTVVLTDMGREHWGEKAKAAPMLARIPLGRFAVPHDVATTALFLASDLAAMINGIDLPIDGGYTVG; this is encoded by the coding sequence ATGCCCAGCAGTCCCGGCACTCCGGCGACGCCGACAGTCGAGGTGATGGTCAGCTATCTCGCGCCCGCCGTATCCCGCGCACTGACGGAGGTGGGACTGGTCCCCGGCGGCGTCTTGCTGGTGTCGTCCGGATGGATCGTCTACGAGGTGGCGCAATTCGATCTCGAACCCATTCCCGGGGTGCTCGTCGTGCCCACCGTGGGCGGCAACGACCAGCCCGAGGGGTGGTACCAGACCAACGAGACCACCCGGCTGATCTCCGGAAAAGCTCGGCGGCCGCCCGAGTTATCTTTCGCCAGATTCCGGTGGGCATCGTCGTGGCGGTCGGCAACGAGAAGGTCGCGGCGAACCTCGCCGGGCGCGAGCGGAATTCTTCAACCGGCTCGTCACCCACCCTGTCACCGCACGACAACTGTTGGAGAGCAAGTGAATTCGATTCGGATCGACGGCAAGCGGGTACTGATCACCGGGGCGGCTCGCGGCATCGGAGCCGACCTCGCGGAGACCTTCGCCGCCGCGGGCGCCGCGCTGGTACTGTCCGGCCGCGACCAGGGCGCGCTCGCCGCACAGGCGCGAGAACTGCGGCAGCGGTTCGATGTCCGGGCCGAGGCGGTCGCGGCCGATCTGTCCGAACCGGACGCACCCGCGCACCTGGCCGCCGCTGCCGCAGCGACCTTCGGCGGTCTCGACGTACTGATCAACAATGCCGGGATCGCCTCTCCGCAACCGGTCACCGACCTGACCGCCGAAACATTCGACGAGGTGCTCACCGTCAACCTCCGTGCACCCGCGCTGCTCGCCGCCACCGTCGGTACCGCGATGGCCCAGAACGGTGGCGGATCCATCGTCACAGTCGCCTCCGCCGCCGCCCTGCGCGCGCTGCCCGAGCATTACGCCTACAGCACGGCAAAGGCAGGCCTGCTGATGGCGACGAAAGTGCTTGCGCTGGAACTGGGCCCGCGAGGAGTGCGCGCCAACTCGATCTGCCCCACCGTGGTACTGACCGACATGGGCCGCGAACACTGGGGCGAGAAGGCGAAGGCCGCACCGATGCTGGCCCGAATCCCGCTGGGCCGCTTCGCCGTTCCCCACGACGTAGCCACCACCGCACTGTTCCTCGCCTCCGACCTGGCCGCGATGATCAACGGCATCGACCTGCCGATCGACGGCGGCTACACGGTCGGCTGA
- a CDS encoding LysR family transcriptional regulator, which produces MEIHHLRYFLAVARELNFTRAAQELHMAVPPLSQRIKALEAELGQQLFDRSTHHVRLTSAGERLLPWAKQLVADFDALPSRAAPGPATDIARLAIPEVVDAALRRALAAAATDAGIDIHVSQTTSADMPHQLTNGTIDLALSYLDAADQPHLTAATVTTQRMGILTDVDTFPGHSTLTLADLRDHTYIHGPSHWEFPQVRAAIETLQRAGVRDQPDRRFNGITSILVGLRQTRGITLCPIAPDLINVGDPPEFIILPIEDLIVEIKTFLLWRTDNSHSKSVAHRLLQNMTSIENRPGDPA; this is translated from the coding sequence GTGGAGATTCATCACCTGCGTTACTTCCTTGCGGTGGCACGGGAACTCAACTTCACGAGGGCGGCGCAGGAACTCCATATGGCGGTGCCGCCGCTGAGTCAACGCATCAAAGCACTGGAAGCGGAACTAGGGCAACAACTTTTCGATCGATCCACCCATCATGTTCGACTGACATCGGCGGGCGAACGCTTACTCCCGTGGGCGAAACAGCTCGTTGCCGACTTCGATGCCCTACCCTCCCGCGCCGCTCCCGGCCCAGCGACGGACATCGCGCGCCTGGCCATACCGGAGGTCGTCGACGCCGCTCTCCGCCGCGCGCTGGCAGCCGCCGCGACCGACGCCGGAATCGACATTCACGTGAGCCAGACAACGTCGGCGGATATGCCACACCAGCTGACAAACGGCACAATCGACCTGGCCCTGTCCTATTTGGATGCCGCGGACCAGCCACATCTCACCGCCGCAACCGTGACAACACAACGAATGGGCATCCTGACAGACGTCGATACCTTTCCTGGACACAGCACACTGACGCTCGCCGACCTACGCGACCACACCTACATACATGGACCATCCCACTGGGAATTCCCCCAGGTTCGAGCCGCCATAGAAACGTTGCAACGAGCCGGAGTGCGCGATCAGCCCGACCGCCGATTCAACGGCATAACCAGCATCCTCGTCGGCTTACGGCAGACCCGGGGAATCACCCTCTGCCCGATAGCTCCCGACTTGATCAATGTCGGCGACCCACCCGAATTCATAATACTGCCCATCGAGGATCTCATAGTCGAGATCAAAACATTTCTTTTATGGCGAACCGACAACTCGCACAGTAAGTCCGTTGCGCACCGACTGCTGCAGAACATGACCTCGATCGAGAATCGACCCGGCGACCCGGCCTAG
- a CDS encoding UbiD family decarboxylase: protein MFGDLREYFDELRELGDLRAVTAPVSPRLEAGAIARLTSERGGPVLVLEDVAGYPGWRLAAGMGGLSTVAGAPYARAALSLGMPAATPGPEIVRTLSAAQQAAPIEPTVVASGVCQRHVLTGDDIDLYKLPIPLIHNEDGGPYVNTWGTFVVRTPDRGWTNWSISRAMLTGPNTFLTFLTTIANPPGTDDPYLQHLGEIADRGRSGRVEFALVQGGPPALPFVSAMGLPPGVSEAGYLGGLQGRPVPLVRCVTVDLEVPATAEVVIEGYLDYDAYGWEGPFVEYNGFGWREPLPVPTCVVTAITHRDDPIYPFVSSGKPVDESQSAVAVMWSAAVLTKLRDAGLPVSGFWYSPESALHIAVVTVDRGWEHYWDSSARLCETIARVLSPMKLMQWATHVIVAEDDIDPSDPRDVLWAFSRIHPTRDRTEFPTKTLPLQLFLEHASDDQETDERFVAGPTLMWNGLLGTEKRAELIPGTFAANYPGPIRDRARKLVAGLDR from the coding sequence ATGTTCGGTGATTTGCGGGAGTACTTCGATGAGTTGCGCGAGCTGGGTGATCTGCGTGCTGTCACAGCGCCGGTGAGTCCTCGACTGGAAGCGGGCGCAATAGCCCGCCTGACCTCGGAGCGGGGCGGGCCCGTGCTTGTTCTGGAGGATGTGGCCGGATATCCGGGCTGGCGTCTGGCGGCTGGAATGGGCGGGTTGTCGACCGTCGCGGGTGCGCCGTATGCGAGGGCTGCGCTGTCGTTGGGTATGCCCGCCGCGACGCCGGGGCCGGAGATCGTGCGAACGTTGTCGGCAGCGCAGCAGGCTGCCCCGATCGAGCCGACCGTTGTGGCCTCCGGCGTGTGTCAGCGGCACGTGCTCACCGGGGACGATATCGATCTGTACAAGTTGCCGATTCCGTTGATCCACAACGAGGATGGGGGGCCGTACGTGAACACATGGGGGACGTTCGTGGTCCGTACTCCGGACCGGGGCTGGACCAACTGGTCCATCAGCCGGGCGATGCTGACCGGCCCGAACACCTTCCTGACATTCCTGACCACCATCGCCAATCCGCCGGGGACCGATGATCCCTACCTGCAGCATCTCGGAGAGATCGCCGATCGCGGCCGGTCGGGTCGTGTCGAGTTCGCGCTGGTGCAGGGCGGTCCGCCCGCATTGCCGTTCGTCTCCGCGATGGGGCTGCCTCCCGGGGTATCCGAAGCGGGCTATCTAGGCGGTTTGCAAGGCCGCCCGGTTCCGTTGGTGCGGTGTGTGACGGTGGATTTGGAAGTCCCCGCCACCGCCGAGGTGGTGATCGAGGGATATCTCGACTACGACGCTTACGGGTGGGAAGGTCCTTTCGTCGAGTACAACGGCTTCGGTTGGCGCGAACCACTGCCCGTGCCGACATGTGTGGTTACGGCTATCACCCATCGCGACGATCCGATTTATCCGTTCGTTTCTTCCGGTAAGCCGGTCGACGAGTCGCAGAGCGCGGTAGCGGTGATGTGGTCGGCGGCCGTCCTGACGAAGCTCCGGGACGCCGGATTGCCGGTGTCAGGATTTTGGTATTCTCCCGAGTCGGCATTACATATTGCGGTCGTAACCGTCGACCGAGGCTGGGAGCACTACTGGGACAGTAGTGCACGGCTGTGCGAAACTATTGCGCGAGTGTTGTCCCCGATGAAGCTGATGCAATGGGCCACCCATGTCATCGTCGCCGAGGACGACATCGACCCCAGTGATCCCCGGGATGTGCTCTGGGCATTCAGCAGAATCCATCCGACACGTGATCGCACAGAATTCCCAACCAAGACCCTCCCGTTACAACTCTTCCTGGAACACGCATCGGACGACCAGGAAACCGATGAACGGTTCGTCGCCGGGCCCACGCTGATGTGGAACGGGTTGCTGGGTACCGAGAAGCGTGCCGAACTCATCCCGGGCACGTTTGCGGCCAACTATCCGGGTCCTATCCGAGACAGGGCCCGGAAACTCGTCGCCGGGCTCGACCGATGA
- a CDS encoding UbiX family flavin prenyltransferase yields MRLVVAVTGATGAPLAVAVLRTLRHMGVHTHLIISRWARATIEQECHESVREVSALADIVHHPDDHYAPIASGSFRTDGMIIVPCSMRTLAAIATGTGPGLIHRAADVTLKEGRPLTLVPREMPLHAIHLENMLRVRRAGAVVMPPVMGFYHQPASIRDLIDHLVYRILDQHGLSVPEAQRWKGRSEAIPNNTNHAGQMTQSDSELIKED; encoded by the coding sequence ATGAGACTCGTCGTCGCCGTCACCGGTGCTACCGGAGCGCCGCTCGCTGTCGCTGTTCTCCGCACACTGCGGCACATGGGAGTGCACACCCATCTCATAATCAGCCGATGGGCTCGCGCCACCATCGAGCAGGAATGCCACGAGTCGGTCCGCGAGGTATCGGCATTGGCCGATATCGTGCACCATCCTGACGATCACTATGCGCCGATCGCGAGCGGCTCCTTCCGTACCGACGGCATGATCATCGTGCCGTGTTCGATGCGGACCCTGGCGGCGATTGCCACCGGTACCGGTCCGGGACTCATTCATCGCGCCGCCGATGTCACCCTCAAGGAAGGACGTCCACTGACGCTCGTGCCACGCGAAATGCCGCTGCACGCGATACACCTGGAAAATATGCTCAGGGTCCGGCGGGCGGGGGCGGTCGTCATGCCGCCCGTGATGGGCTTCTATCACCAGCCCGCATCCATTCGAGACCTCATCGACCACCTTGTCTACCGAATACTCGACCAGCACGGCTTGTCGGTACCGGAAGCTCAACGATGGAAAGGACGATCGGAGGCCATACCGAACAACACGAATCACGCTGGCCAGATGACGCAATCGGACAGCGAACTCATCAAGGAGGATTGA
- a CDS encoding tautomerase family protein, with protein MPFYQCLVPAGSLDPGTRAELAEAITDVHTSLTDAPRGFVQVLFVEYDPEAYFTAGKPNRCTVINGAIRAGRDHNVRTELLTKLSEAWTSISGQDPTTLIIGLNEVDPTATMEAGVILPAPGDEQAWLALNSAQLGDRLSAK; from the coding sequence ATGCCGTTCTATCAATGCCTGGTTCCCGCAGGATCGCTCGACCCCGGCACACGGGCCGAGCTGGCAGAAGCTATTACCGACGTGCACACTTCCCTGACCGACGCCCCGCGAGGATTCGTCCAGGTTCTGTTTGTGGAGTACGATCCGGAAGCGTATTTTACCGCCGGTAAGCCGAACAGATGCACCGTGATCAATGGTGCGATTCGAGCGGGCCGTGATCATAATGTCCGCACCGAGCTGCTCACGAAATTATCCGAGGCGTGGACATCCATATCGGGCCAAGACCCGACAACGCTGATCATCGGGCTGAACGAGGTCGACCCGACCGCCACCATGGAGGCGGGGGTGATCCTGCCCGCCCCGGGTGATGAACAAGCCTGGCTCGCGCTCAATAGCGCCCAACTCGGCGACCGGCTCTCGGCGAAGTAG